The genomic DNA ATCTTGTTGTTCTTGAGTTTGTCCTGcataattttgatttgtttcttAAATTATACTTTGGGTTTAAATAAGTCCCAGTTATGAAACAAAATACAATTTGTTAACAGTTTTAAAAACTTCTTACTGTTTTTGGAACAGAGCTTCCCTTGTCAGAAAAACCATATTAGGGTAGGAATTATGGTAGATGATATCTGTTATTTTACGAGATCGGTGACAATGtagtcaaaatggccgcctccatgtaAAGACCGGAAGTGCGCTCTTTTCAAACTAGTACAGTagtaggtatatagagattccattccaTTCCAAATGTACATACGTTATCTAAAGTCCTCGCTTCGCTAGCGGCTTTCAGCCACTCTCGCTGCGTTCGGTATTATTCTGGCTATGCAAATTAGTGTTCAATATGCAATGCGTATTTATCAGTCTCTTTACATTTTTTATACTGGACAGGACACAGAGATAGAATCGTTGTAGGacacttttaaaatattgtttatagGCTTGCTTTGACATTTACCAAATGCCTGTCGCATGGCAGGATTTTGTGTGAACTTCCTGAATGGTATTTGTGGTAAAAAATGATGCAATGCCTGAAACAAGCgaaatttttttctgcattcCTCTGAACGCTCCGCTTTTTGTGGCTACACCTAACATGATGATTTagtttttcatagttttatcaACAAGAAACGTGTCTTTTGGGCTCGTTCACGCTGGTTTGCCGTATCTGGCACTCGTTTTCCACTAGTGCACAACTGTACTCAGATTGATGTCACTTCTTTAATTCATTAACCATATAAGACTTTACCCATACAAAGGCGAGCTAAAATTCTCTGGATGGTGTAGAGTTTAGAAATCTGACAGCTTCATTGGTTGGCAGCTGAGGCATTCATTCTGTACAGCGGCTCCATGTTGTCTTGTTTTCCTGATGTGAAACTCTAATAATACATAAATCTTTCCCTCGGATGCAACACATATTAAGCATTACATCATACGTTTTGTTTAATTTATAAGAGCGTGGTTAACTAGTCCACAACACGAATGAAGCAGAAGTTCTTTCATAGTTATTACATGAGCGAAGTACTGTGGTATTAGTGGATTTGCTGTACGAGCTAATCGTGACGCAAATACTCCTTACGAGAAACCAGTGGGATGGCTGTTTAATTGTATCACTGTTTCGTATATAACCTTTCAAAACGTTACAGAAAGCTGAAGTGAAACTCTGAACTGACGAGCCATTCAGTTTGTTTTCTGTATGGAGTGTCTGCGTCAACATTAGCCTGGTCAAATGTTTGTGTTCACGTACCACAGAATTTTGCCCACGTATTACCGAATTTTATCGAGTGATACTCGTGTTGACTCATATAATAGTGTACCTTCACATGTCAAGAAACAATTGTATCAAATTTTATCCGTAGTGGGTCCCTATCTGACAGCCAGGTTGTAAAAAAGACTCCTTGCTGACACCAACAAAGGTTTGAAGAACAAAAGAGTGCTCAAATTTAAAAATGGGACCTGTGGCCATTAATTTAAGCAATAAAAGTAATGTCCAAAACTTGCTTTCCGAAAGATAAGGAGGTGCTTAAAGAAGTTACAGCAAAAGTAGAGACAAATATAGAAAGACTGATACTTCAACCCTTTTTCGTAGGTTGTACTCAACTTTTCGATTccctttcatatgaaaattatttgttgACATTATCCATATCCAAGTGCTCACCAGTTGTAACTGGCAATGAACTTACTACTTTGAATGTGATCAAATGTTCGCCATGTCAAAGCTCCATCAACTTGAAAGGCAAAAAGTCGTAATGTAGTTTGAAAAGGGGCACTTTCATAGTGAATATCGTCATATGGCaaatctttttaaaaaatattggtAATAGACTTTGTAGAAGTTCCTATCAtagaaatgtcataaaaaaactTTATGTTGTGATATCGGCTGGAAAAATGGCGAAAATCAGGACTAAACGTAAGTATTGCCTTAAGTGCGCTACGCTTGTGCAAAACTATGGCTTTGGCGGTCCTTATATTTGCTTTATTCAGAGATTTTATTTTGAGTGAATTTTTGGTTATATCAACCTTTAAAATGATGCAAAACGAACAGAGTGAAAACAGAGTAACAAGTCAAATGGACTCGTTTCGCTACTAGCGGTTGACAATTTGATTTGCTTAAACATTTGGGTAGATTTTTGATCCGTTCGTTGGGATGATTTTGTAAGGAATCGGGCCGACcttccatctctctctctctctctctctctctctctctctctctctctctctctctctctctctctctctctctctctctctctcttcatgaAGAAATAATATTGAAGTTATTAACGATCAAAGCGCAGAAACAGTGGACTTTAGGGCATTGGTGATTAAAGGCATCATATTTAGTTGGATGACATTCTGAACATGGCACTCATGGGACTGGGGAGGGGTATAAAATGTCAAAGCTTTCCCTCTAACTTTCAAACGTGTCGAGGAATATTATAAATTGTGATATCGATGTAGAAATCAGGTTTGCAGCGGATTGGGTTGTGATAAATTGGAGAAAAAGCGATAAAAAGACTAAATAGAGAGCATCAGGCGGTGAGGTATATTATGAGAGACTACTTTGAACACAGTCCTTCACCCATTGAGGGATTCTGCTTTGAAGGACCAATGACTTATTAAGTTCTCAGGAAATAGGATAGATCGGTCGGAAACTTTATTTTCCGCGTGACTCATCTAATTCGGCAAAATCATGTGTGAATTTCGAAAATGAGAAACAAAAAGTTCAGGGTCGaagggttttaaacacaaaacacacaTGTTTTATTTGGCCTAACGAAAATTTATTGTCTTTATATCTTCCTCTTGgaatatattgaaaaaagtgGTATCAACGATACCATATATTGCATTGTTTACAATATGCTACTTTATTGTTGGCAATTATATAATTATAGCTCTGTCAATACCAGAGAATTTCGTGGTgtcataccctcagattattactgattgATAATGTATTCGATTGTCCAGTATTGTAGCGCCATATATTTTCTGTATCTACCAATTGACTGGCACCGTCAAAACTATAACAtcaaagcaataatgtaccccctccctgCCCGTAGTGGATTccagcaaactttgcacggcatcacgtactcggcttcgcctcgatgccgtgcaaagtttgctttcgtccttTATGGGTCGTAAAGGGTTAGGGAGCATACCGGTGTAAGATCAATCCTAATCACGCTCCTTCCATCAAGTGATCAATGGTTGAGAGAATGGTGCACGTGATGATGTGTAAATACAAAACGGATATGATACAATAAAAGTGAAACCTGACAGTGCATAAACTCCGGGATGTTTCGGTACGAACTAAGGTAATGAATTAACTAACAGTGCTCATGTACAGTTACTGCAGTGTGCATTGTTATCCCTAGACCTACCAGAGAGCAATATGACTCACTTACGTTTACTTAAGGTATATGCAGCTCTACTTCATCTTACAGTGCGTCTTCAAATATCAGTATCAGGTCCAACGACTGAAATACCTCTGTCATGCAAGGTACATCACACCACCCATGTATCCTGCATCTTGCTTTCAAAGGTCccagagacatggccatcttgGATTACCTGCTTGGACCTCAGCAACAATAAAATATCATCGCTTGAACCAAGGGGCTTTGCCAAACTAGGGCAACCTCCGGGAACTGCGTCTAGATCGTAACTCCATCGACACTCTGGAATCTCAATCTTTTGACGGGTTGGATCAGTTGGTAACGCTTTTGCTGAACTACAGCGGAATATGGACTGTACAGGGTAAGCCTTTCTCAGCTCTACACAACTTACAAACACTTGACCTAAGTCATAATGGACTTGAGGTCATCCAAGATCATTTTTTCTTCGGTCTTTCAAAGTTAGTATCCCTGAATTTGGACTACAATAAAATTCACTCAATGTTCGAAACATCCTTTAGTGGTCTGCCAAATTTGTCGGTGTTAAACCTCCAACACAACGAAATATCAACTCTTCCGAATGGAATTTTTGATGATCTGTTGCGCCTGCGTGTTTTGAATCTGGGAAATAACCATCTAACTTGTATGGACATCACACATCTCAACGAACTGGTTGATGTACAAACCATCATTGTTGACGGCCTCAACTTCTCAAATTGCAACGAGGCAAACTTTGTTCACATACCTACAGTAGAGATTTTATCAATTAGTGGGAGTGAAATTAGTGATCACTCACTGAAGAAACTCCGACTGCCAAACAACCACCTAAGACATGTCGATCTCTCAGAAAACATGATAGAATCTGCAGAATCTGGTATATTGTTGAACATGACACATGTTGTCAGTCTGAATCTGAGTCGCAACCCACTCTTTCCGGAGCCATTAGAGAGATTACTGCAAGGCTTGAAAAACTCTAGCATATATGTGCTAAAGCTGCAGAGATTAGGCACTCGAGAAGAAAGATTCTCTGAACTTCGACCAACAACTTTCAGACCgttaaacagaacaaaactgGAAGAATTATATTTCTCAAGAAATAACATAACAACGCTTTCTGCCAACTCATTTGTTGGTCTGCATCGTTTAAAATTCCTCGATCTCTATGACAACAAAGTGGGGATACTTTCCCCGGACACATTTTACGGTCTGACTGATTTGACAACACTTAAGTTGGGCAACAACCATCTATCTGATATTGAACAAGTCAAGGAAGCCCTGAAGCACCTGGAATCTTTGCAATATCTTGACCTTGGATACAATAAACTGACTGAGATTTCATCCTTCGCCTTTGTGGGTGTTCCAAATCTGGTGAAACTTGTGCTCGAGAACAACGAAATCTCAAACATTCACCGAGACAGCTTCGGAGGCCTAAGTAACGTCCATGAATTGGACTTGACGAAAAACGACATACAAGACATACCAAATGATACGTTCTCGGCTCTTGCTTCGTTAAGAATTTTAAAGCTTCGACACAATGCCCTGCTCTCCTTGAAGGAAACTCATCGCCCATTTAGATACTTGAAAAACCTGACTGACTTAAGCATCACTTACAGCGAACCAGCAGCCGTAAATCTGCATGATGTACGAACCATTACGACACTTGAAATCGGTAACGATTACCACCTACCGTGGAAAACACACGAGGTCGACGCGAGCATTGCAAATTTTACCAGACTCGAGATTTTGGATATCCAGCGAGGTAGACTCATCGCCCTTCCACAAATGATTCCACTGAGGATCCTACGGATTGCGGATGTGACTGGAGCTGAAACTGAACTTGACTTCGCTGACTTTACAAAGCATCCTTTGTTGGAAGAGATAACTGTAAAATCTAGTAACATTAACATCACATATGGAGCTCCGACAATAGTCAAGCTTCCACGTTTGAAGACATTGATTCTGAACCAACTTCAAATGACAACTTTTGACactaaaatacttgaaaccgccCCGAATTTGGAAACCTTAGTATTCAGAGTCCGTTCACTGGACTGTTCCTGTACCATTGCTGACTTTGTCGACTGGATGATAACTGATAGAAAGGTCAGAATAGATTATCTGCAAGACATGGTCTGTGAAACACCCTTGAAAAGGCAGGGTTATTTCCTGTTCAATGTAGATTTCGGCAATGAATGTCACACAGCCATTATTATTGCAATATCTCTGACATGTGTGACTATCGTAATAGTTCTGAGCACCATTCTACTTGTGCGCTTTCGATGGCATCTACGGCATgcaatatttttaataaaactgaaatgtggAGGTTACCAGTTGGCAGTAAACGATGACAGTGACGATGAACCTGATAATAAATACGATGCCTTTGTCGTGTACAATGAACATGACCGAGACTGGGTCATGGGTCAATTACGCCCACAATCTTGAAGATGGTGATCCACCAGATTTTAGGCTCTGTTTGCACGAACGTGACTTTGTACCAGGTAACGACATTTTTGAGAACATTCTGGATAGCATAGAGAAGAGCCACAAAACCCTTCTCATACTCTCATCACACTTTGCCGAAAGTGAATGGTGTTATTTTGAAATGAGAATGGCACAGAACCACTTGTTTGACGGCAAGCGAGATGTCATCGTCATGATTCTTCTTAAAGAAATCCCTGATGATAAAATGCCTCGTGTTCTGCGTAACATCCTGTTGACCAAACGATACCTGAAATGGCCAAATAACAGGGTGGGAAGGCGAATTTTCTGGCAGAAGCTTCGACTTGAATTGAAGTCCGAAAACAGAGTGAACAGAGTGGCTAACATTTAACTATTTCGACCACATGACGACACATTTGTTTTGTTCATGCATACATTGGCAAAAACTGTGATATGAAACGttattacatgtaagataaacataaacatttatGTTAAAATCATAC from Ptychodera flava strain L36383 chromosome 12, AS_Pfla_20210202, whole genome shotgun sequence includes the following:
- the LOC139145070 gene encoding toll-like receptor 3, with translation MFETSFSGLPNLSVLNLQHNEISTLPNGIFDDLLRLRVLNLGNNHLTCMDITHLNELVDVQTIIVDGLNFSNCNEANFVHIPTVEILSISGSEISDHSLKKLRLPNNHLRHVDLSENMIESAESGILLNMTHVVSLNLSRNPLFPEPLERLLQGLKNSSIYVLKLQRLGTREERFSELRPTTFRPLNRTKLEELYFSRNNITTLSANSFVGLHRLKFLDLYDNKVGILSPDTFYGLTDLTTLKLGNNHLSDIEQVKEALKHLESLQYLDLGYNKLTEISSFAFVGVPNLVKLVLENNEISNIHRDSFGGLSNVHELDLTKNDIQDIPNDTFSALASLRILKLRHNALLSLKETHRPFRYLKNLTDLSITYSEPAAVNLHDVRTITTLEIGNDYHLPWKTHEVDASIANFTRLEILDIQRGRLIALPQMIPLRILRIADVTGAETELDFADFTKHPLLEEITVKSSNINITYGAPTIVKLPRLKTLILNQLQMTTFDTKILETAPNLETLVFRVRSLDCSCTIADFVDWMITDRKVRIDYLQDMVCETPLKRQGYFLFNVDFGNECHTAIIIAISLTCVTIVIVLSTILLVRFRWHLRHAIFLIKLKCGGYQLAVNDDSDDEPDNKYDAFVVYNEHDRDWVMGQLRPQS